In uncultured Methanobacterium sp., a genomic segment contains:
- the psmB gene encoding archaeal proteasome endopeptidase complex subunit beta gives MNDENRLKGTTTVGLTCKDGVVFATETRATMGNLVAHKVADKIFKIDDHIGTTIAGAVSDAQSLMKYIRAEVALFRLRNGKRINVEAAATLTSNILHSSRGYPFYVQTLLGGVDDKGPALYSLDPTGGVIKDLVISTGSGSPVAYGVLEDRYSKDLYVEEGIDVAIRAIKSAMERDTYSGNSILVATITEEGFKRLSEEEVNQKIKEL, from the coding sequence ATGAATGATGAAAATCGACTTAAAGGCACTACAACTGTTGGTTTAACCTGTAAGGACGGAGTTGTTTTTGCTACCGAAACTAGAGCTACCATGGGCAATCTTGTAGCCCACAAAGTGGCCGACAAGATCTTCAAAATAGATGATCACATTGGAACCACCATTGCTGGTGCAGTTTCTGATGCCCAGAGCCTGATGAAATACATCAGAGCAGAAGTGGCACTTTTTAGACTCCGAAATGGTAAACGAATCAATGTAGAAGCCGCAGCCACCCTCACCTCCAACATCTTACACTCATCTAGAGGTTATCCATTCTATGTCCAGACACTCCTGGGTGGAGTGGATGATAAAGGCCCTGCTCTTTATTCCCTGGATCCCACTGGAGGAGTTATTAAAGATCTCGTGATATCCACTGGTTCTGGTTCACCAGTAGCTTACGGTGTTTTAGAAGATCGTTACAGTAAAGATCTCTATGTGGAAGAAGGTATAGACGTGGCCATTCGGGCAATTAAATCCGCTATGGAAAGAGATACATATTCAGGTAATTCAATTCTGGTGGCTACCATTACCGAAGAAGGATTTAAAAGATTATCCGAGGAAGAGGTTAACCAAAAAATAAAGGAACTTTAA
- a CDS encoding beta-CASP ribonuclease aCPSF1, translating into MGSEIQEIKNTIVQRLPDRVQVAKVEFEGPEVVIYTKNPEIITENGDLIRDLAKDIRKRIIIRSHKTVLTEPEESINRIHSIVPDEAKITNISFDDVTCEVIIEARKPGLVIGKYGATSREIVKKIGWAPKILRTPPISSEIIQRIRRTLRKNSKERKKFLQELGNNIHRPVTMENEWVRLTALGGFREVGRSSLFMQTSNSKILMDCGVNVAGSDDKSSYPYLNVPEFVLDDLDAVIISHAHLDHSGFLPYLFHYGYEGPVYCTTPTRDLMTLLQLDHIDIAHREDSPLPFNVKHVKKSIKHTITLDYGEVTDIAPDIRLTLHNAGHILGSAITHMHIGDGQHNFVYTGDFKYERSRLLEPAVSKFPRIESMVMESTYGGHEDVQPTRNDAEKELIKTIYHTLERKGKILIPVFAVGRAQELMIVLDEYIRHGIIDEVPIYIDGMIWEATAIHTARPEYLSKDLRDQIFHMGRNPFISEVFHKVNNVEERKDIVEGEPSIILSTSGMLTGGNSVEYFKWLCEDERSSLVFVGYQAEGSLGRRLQKGWKEIPLKEEGKTNVYHVKMGIKTIEGFSGHSDRRQLMDYVRRISPKPEKILICHGDNYKTLDLASSIYRSYKIETKTPMNLETVRIQ; encoded by the coding sequence ATGGGTTCAGAGATTCAAGAAATTAAAAACACAATAGTACAAAGATTACCCGATCGAGTTCAAGTGGCAAAAGTGGAATTTGAAGGTCCGGAAGTGGTGATTTACACCAAAAATCCAGAGATCATCACCGAAAACGGTGACCTCATCCGGGACCTGGCTAAAGACATCAGAAAACGGATTATCATCCGTTCTCACAAGACTGTTCTCACCGAGCCAGAGGAGTCCATCAACCGCATCCACAGCATAGTCCCTGACGAGGCTAAGATCACCAACATATCATTCGACGATGTGACCTGTGAAGTCATAATCGAAGCCAGAAAACCTGGACTTGTGATCGGGAAATATGGAGCTACATCCAGAGAAATCGTTAAAAAGATAGGATGGGCCCCTAAAATCCTTCGTACACCGCCTATATCTTCTGAAATAATTCAAAGAATTAGGAGAACACTCCGAAAGAACAGTAAAGAACGTAAAAAGTTCTTACAGGAGTTAGGTAATAACATCCACCGGCCAGTGACCATGGAAAATGAATGGGTTCGACTCACCGCACTGGGAGGTTTTCGTGAAGTGGGAAGATCCTCACTATTTATGCAAACATCCAACAGTAAAATACTCATGGATTGTGGAGTTAACGTGGCAGGATCAGATGATAAAAGCTCATATCCATACCTGAACGTTCCTGAATTTGTCCTGGACGATCTGGATGCAGTGATAATATCCCATGCCCACCTGGACCACTCCGGATTCCTACCATACCTTTTCCATTATGGTTACGAGGGCCCGGTGTACTGTACCACACCCACCAGGGATTTAATGACACTCCTGCAGTTGGATCATATTGACATAGCCCACCGGGAAGACAGTCCCCTGCCATTTAACGTGAAACACGTTAAAAAGAGTATTAAACATACGATAACCCTGGATTATGGAGAAGTTACCGATATAGCCCCGGATATACGCCTTACACTCCACAATGCAGGTCACATTCTGGGTTCAGCCATCACTCATATGCACATCGGGGATGGTCAGCATAACTTTGTTTACACCGGAGACTTCAAATACGAACGTAGCCGACTCCTTGAACCCGCAGTATCCAAATTCCCACGTATAGAATCAATGGTAATGGAGAGTACCTACGGAGGCCACGAAGATGTGCAACCAACCAGGAACGATGCCGAGAAGGAACTCATAAAAACCATCTACCATACTCTGGAAAGAAAGGGTAAAATACTAATCCCTGTTTTCGCAGTGGGAAGGGCACAGGAATTAATGATTGTTTTAGATGAGTACATACGCCACGGTATCATTGATGAGGTCCCTATCTACATTGACGGTATGATCTGGGAGGCCACAGCCATACACACCGCCAGGCCAGAGTACCTAAGCAAAGACCTTCGAGACCAGATATTCCACATGGGCCGTAACCCATTCATCTCAGAGGTGTTCCATAAAGTTAACAATGTCGAAGAGCGTAAGGATATTGTGGAAGGCGAACCCTCAATCATTCTCTCCACATCAGGTATGTTAACTGGTGGAAACTCCGTGGAGTACTTCAAATGGTTATGTGAAGACGAGAGAAGTTCACTGGTGTTTGTAGGATACCAGGCAGAAGGATCACTGGGACGCAGACTGCAGAAAGGCTGGAAAGAAATACCCCTCAAGGAAGAGGGTAAAACCAATGTTTACCATGTCAAGATGGGTATTAAAACCATTGAAGGATTCAGTGGACACTCTGACCGCAGGCAGCTCATGGATTACGTGCGCCGTATAAGCCCCAAACCAGAGAAGATCTTAATCTGCCACGGGGATAACTACAAAACCCTGGATCTGGCCAGTAGTATCTACCGGAGTTACAAAATAGAGACTAAAACTCCGATGAACCTTGAAACTGTTAGGATTCAGTAA
- the purM gene encoding phosphoribosylformylglycinamidine cyclo-ligase yields the protein MVTYSESGVDIDLEEVTVSALTKKLKETLQYQDIITESGHFAALVRLGNQGLAMSTDGVGSKILVAEMMEKYDTVGIDCVAMVVNDIICVGARPLAMVDYLAVEKPDPKAAGQIAAGLAEGCRQANVAMIGGETASLPEIVRNFDLAATGIGLVDLDGVVAGSKIQDGDVILGLESSGIHSNGLSLARRVFFEEANLNVDDPLPTDENITVGEALLEPTRIYVNAIMDLLENVEVHGLAHITGGGFTNLKRLKKGVSFRIDNLPSPQPIFEFISSQGVEFEEMYRVFNMGIGFTVILPQEIATEAIKILGKYHPVQVIGTVTEDPEEKVEVKTFHGEWVQL from the coding sequence TTGGTAACTTATTCAGAATCAGGGGTAGACATCGACCTGGAAGAGGTCACAGTCTCTGCCCTCACTAAAAAACTAAAAGAAACACTCCAGTATCAGGATATTATAACCGAAAGCGGTCACTTCGCCGCCCTGGTCCGCCTAGGAAATCAGGGCCTGGCCATGAGTACCGATGGTGTGGGAAGCAAGATCCTGGTGGCAGAAATGATGGAAAAATACGATACTGTAGGTATCGACTGCGTGGCCATGGTAGTCAACGACATTATCTGTGTAGGAGCCCGTCCACTGGCCATGGTAGATTATCTTGCCGTGGAAAAACCGGACCCAAAAGCAGCAGGACAGATCGCTGCAGGGCTTGCTGAAGGATGCCGTCAGGCCAACGTGGCCATGATTGGAGGAGAAACTGCCTCATTACCTGAGATAGTGCGGAACTTTGACCTGGCTGCCACCGGTATTGGACTGGTGGACCTGGATGGAGTTGTTGCCGGTAGCAAAATACAGGACGGCGATGTTATCCTGGGCCTCGAAAGCAGTGGAATCCACAGCAACGGACTGAGCCTGGCACGTAGGGTGTTCTTTGAGGAGGCAAATCTTAATGTGGATGATCCACTACCCACCGATGAAAACATCACTGTGGGAGAAGCACTCCTGGAACCAACCCGTATCTATGTAAATGCAATCATGGACCTCCTGGAGAATGTGGAAGTCCATGGCCTGGCACATATTACTGGAGGAGGATTCACAAACCTCAAAAGACTTAAAAAAGGAGTAAGTTTCCGTATTGATAACCTCCCCTCACCCCAACCAATATTTGAATTCATATCATCCCAGGGAGTGGAATTTGAGGAAATGTACCGGGTTTTCAATATGGGTATTGGATTTACGGTTATCCTACCTCAGGAAATAGCGACAGAAGCCATTAAAATCCTTGGGAAATACCATCCAGTCCAGGTAATTGGAACAGTTACTGAAGACCCTGAGGAGAAAGTTGAAGTTAAAACCTTCCATGGAGAATGGGTACAACTTTAA
- the comC gene encoding L-sulfolactate dehydrogenase, translating into MKITPEQELSLIIDILTHLDVPSEEASIIAEVTLDADLKGFTSHGIGRFPQYIKGLEVGTIKPQTEVTVEKESAATARVNGNHGFGHVVTYRSMEMAIQKAKETGIGMVGIHNSNHFGVAGYYSDMAIMEDLIGIVIANTEPAVAPIGGKEPILGTNPLAIGIPSDSHYVSVDMATSASARGKLLEAKRKGESIPPNVALDADGKPTTDPVEALKGSILPFGAHKGYALSFMIEIMAGPLVNASYGKAVTGTANPEVTCTKGDLITAIDPSKFVDMDDFKRDVDEFIAEIKATPNVMIPGDFEVRNVKTHQEEGIPLDDTLVEQLREIATKTNVDMDDILG; encoded by the coding sequence ATGAAAATTACTCCAGAACAGGAATTATCCTTGATAATTGATATATTAACTCATCTGGATGTGCCATCAGAAGAAGCATCCATAATTGCCGAAGTAACCCTGGACGCAGATCTTAAGGGCTTCACATCCCACGGGATTGGCAGGTTCCCCCAGTACATTAAAGGCCTGGAAGTTGGCACCATCAAACCCCAAACCGAAGTAACTGTGGAGAAGGAAAGTGCAGCCACCGCACGGGTAAACGGTAACCATGGATTCGGGCACGTTGTAACCTACAGGAGTATGGAAATGGCCATCCAGAAAGCTAAAGAAACAGGAATAGGTATGGTAGGTATTCACAACTCCAACCATTTCGGAGTGGCTGGTTATTACTCAGACATGGCTATTATGGAAGATTTAATCGGTATTGTAATTGCCAACACAGAACCAGCAGTGGCCCCTATTGGAGGAAAAGAACCCATACTGGGAACCAACCCACTGGCCATAGGCATACCCTCCGATAGCCATTACGTCTCAGTGGACATGGCAACCTCAGCATCTGCCAGGGGAAAACTCTTGGAAGCCAAACGTAAGGGAGAATCCATACCTCCAAATGTTGCCCTGGATGCAGATGGAAAACCAACCACAGACCCAGTGGAAGCCCTTAAGGGATCTATATTACCATTTGGAGCCCACAAAGGATACGCACTGTCATTCATGATTGAAATAATGGCAGGACCCCTGGTAAATGCATCCTATGGTAAGGCCGTCACTGGAACAGCCAACCCCGAAGTTACCTGCACCAAGGGAGACCTCATCACCGCCATCGACCCATCCAAGTTCGTGGACATGGACGACTTTAAAAGGGATGTTGATGAGTTCATTGCTGAAATTAAAGCCACACCCAACGTGATGATACCAGGGGATTTCGAAGTCAGGAACGTGAAAACTCATCAGGAAGAAGGTATTCCCCTGGACGATACACTGGTTGAACAGTTAAGAGAAATAGCCACCAAAACAAATGTAGATATGGATGACATATTGGGATAA